A region from the Dendropsophus ebraccatus isolate aDenEbr1 chromosome 1, aDenEbr1.pat, whole genome shotgun sequence genome encodes:
- the ERLIN2 gene encoding erlin-2: MSHIGALAAIGVAFTAAALLSAIHKIEEGHIGVYYRGGALLTSTSGPGFHLMLPFITSFKSVQSTLQTDEVKNVPCGTSGGVMIYFDRIEVVNFLIPNAVYDIVKNYTADYDKALIFNKIHHELNQFCSVHTLQEVYIELFDQIDENLKLALQQDLNEMAPGLIIQAVRVTKPNIPETIRRNYELMESEKTKLLIAAQKQKVVEKEAETERKKAVIEAEKVAQVAEIKYGQKVMEKETEKKISEIEDSAFLAREKARADAEFYTAERLAEANKLKLTPEYLQLMKYQAIAANSKIYFGNDIPNMFMDTSSTHSHSGDLPSEDPFHPKDSILPSDEPTS, from the exons ATGTCCCACATCGGAGCTTTGGCCGCCATTGGGGTGGCGTTTACAGCTGCAGCTCTGCTTTCAGCCATACACAAGATAGAGGAAGGACACATCGGGGTCTATTATAG GGGTGGAGCGCTGCTCACGTCAACAAGTGGACCTGGTTTCCATTTAATGCTCCCATTCATAACCTCCTTCAAGTCTGTGCAG AGCACATTACAGACAGACGAGGTGAAGAACGTCCCGTGCGGCACGAG TGGTGGTGTCATGATATATTTTGATCGGATAGAAGTGGTTAATTTCCTCATCCCTAATGCAG TGTATGATATAGTGAAGAACTATACTGCAGATTACGATAAGGCGCTAATCTTCAACAAGATCCACCATGAGCTCAACCAGTTCTGCAGCGTCCATACCCTGCAGGAGGTCTACATAGAGCTCTTTG ATCAGATAGATGAGAACCTCAAGCTGGCGCTCCAGCAAGATCTCAatgagatggcaccaggattgaTTATCCAG GCTGTCCGAGTCACAAAGCCAAATATCCCAGAAACAATCCGAAGAAATTATGAGCTCAT GGAGAGTGAGAAGACCAAGCTCCTGATCGCTGCACAGAAACAAAAGGTGGTGGAGAAGGAAGCAGAAACTGAGAGGAAAAAGGCTGTGATCG AGGCAGAAAAAGTGGCCCAAGTTGCAGAGATTAAATATGGACAGAAGGTTATGGAGAAGGAAACGGAGAAGAAGATCTCTGAGATTGAAG ATTCTGCCTTTCTGGCTAGAGAGAAGGCGAGGGCTGATGCAGAATTTTACACGGCAGAGAGATTAGCAGAAGCCAATAAG CTCAAATTAACCCCTGAATACCTACAACTTATGAAATACCAAGCCATCGCTGCCAACAGTAAGATATACTTCGGAAACGACATCCCCAACATGTTTATGGACACCAGCAGCACCCATAGCCATTCAGGTGACCTACCCTCAGAAGACCCCTTTCATCCAAAAGACTCCATTTTACCATCAGATGAACCAACTTCCTGA